One Mycolicibacterium sarraceniae genomic window carries:
- a CDS encoding helix-turn-helix domain-containing protein codes for MVTVEVDLVRVESRLAAGELSCPSCPDGVLARWGFGRSRRVVGLEGPVRPRRSRCRGCAVTHVLLPVSLLLRRAYAAELVWAVLQARAAGVGHRRIAAAAGIPACTVRRWLRVIGRRVEAVRQWFIGVAVTAGVEVSIPPATGTAVGDVLAAVGAARAAMVSRFGPGRLVGAVTAVSVAVACSGARLLAPEWPPVSGWVGATPVAL; via the coding sequence ATGGTGACCGTAGAGGTCGATCTTGTTCGCGTCGAGTCCCGGTTGGCGGCTGGGGAGCTGTCGTGTCCGTCGTGCCCGGACGGGGTGCTGGCCCGGTGGGGTTTCGGGCGGTCGCGGCGGGTGGTCGGGCTGGAGGGTCCGGTCCGGCCTCGCCGGTCGCGGTGCCGGGGGTGTGCGGTGACTCATGTGTTGTTGCCGGTGTCGTTGTTGCTGCGCAGGGCGTATGCCGCGGAGCTGGTATGGGCGGTGTTGCAGGCCCGGGCGGCCGGTGTCGGGCATCGGCGGATCGCCGCGGCGGCGGGTATCCCGGCGTGCACGGTCCGGCGCTGGTTGCGGGTGATCGGTCGGCGGGTCGAGGCGGTGCGCCAGTGGTTCATCGGGGTCGCGGTGACCGCGGGGGTGGAGGTGTCGATACCTCCGGCGACCGGCACAGCTGTCGGGGATGTTCTGGCTGCGGTGGGCGCGGCGAGGGCGGCGATGGTGTCCCGGTTCGGGCCGGGACGGCTGGTCGGCGCGGTGACGGCGGTTTCAGTGGCGGTGGCGTGCAGCGGTGCCCGGCTGCTCGCGCCGGAGTGGCCGCCGGTGTCGGGGTGGGTGGGTGCAACACCAGTTGCCCTCTGA
- a CDS encoding ExeA family protein produces the protein MPFGRALAPGMLHRHPGHSEAVARISWCVDQHAIGVITGEVGAGKTVAIRAATAALDPARHVIIYLPNPSVGVRGMLHHIVTALGRVPSFYTATLAPQAAEALAAEHAERGRTPVVVIDEAHLLDNTQMEAIRMLTNHDMDSGSPFAALLVGQPTLRHRLRLGVLAALDQRIAMRYAIAGMAPADTADYIGHHATIAGRTDTLFSDDAITLIHNAARGYPRAVNNLAVHALTAAFAAKAAIVDEKAARIAVTETGHD, from the coding sequence ATGCCCTTCGGCCGCGCTCTGGCCCCCGGGATGCTGCACCGCCACCCCGGCCACAGCGAAGCCGTCGCCCGGATCTCCTGGTGTGTGGACCAGCATGCGATCGGGGTCATCACCGGGGAGGTCGGTGCCGGTAAGACCGTCGCGATCCGGGCCGCGACCGCCGCGCTCGATCCGGCCCGCCACGTCATCATCTACCTGCCCAACCCCTCGGTCGGGGTCCGCGGCATGCTGCACCACATCGTCACCGCGTTGGGGCGGGTGCCCAGTTTCTACACCGCCACCCTGGCCCCCCAGGCCGCCGAGGCCCTGGCCGCTGAACACGCCGAACGCGGCCGAACCCCCGTCGTGGTCATCGACGAAGCCCACCTGCTCGACAACACCCAAATGGAAGCGATCCGCATGCTCACCAACCACGACATGGACTCCGGGTCACCCTTCGCCGCCCTGCTCGTCGGGCAACCCACCCTGCGGCATCGCCTGCGTCTGGGCGTGCTGGCCGCACTCGATCAGCGCATCGCGATGCGCTACGCGATCGCCGGCATGGCCCCCGCCGATACCGCCGACTACATCGGCCACCACGCCACGATCGCCGGCCGCACCGACACCCTGTTCTCCGACGACGCGATCACCCTGATCCACAACGCCGCCCGGGGCTACCCCCGGGCGGTCAACAACCTCGCCGTGCACGCACTGACCGCGGCGTTCGCCGCGAAAGCCGCGATCGTCGATGAGAAAGCCGCCCGGATCGCGGTCACTGAAACAGGCCACGACTGA
- a CDS encoding MBL fold metallo-hydrolase, whose product MRELVVLGTASQVPTRYRNHNGYLLRWDDEGLLFDPGGGTRCQMVLAGVPASAVNRLCLTHFHGYHCLGVPGIIQRSSLDRVDHPISAHFPASGAQHFARLRHASIFYDTVGVREEPIEAAGPVAVGAFGVSELADGADMLVIGATFLAHDEDLAVRYGHLTARQAAGVAAACGVAYAGARATLGRALSGGKSHAQGDGLFLPGVGDEVGVGGLAG is encoded by the coding sequence ATGCGTGAGTTGGTCGTGCTCGGCACCGCAAGTCAGGTGCCGACGCGCTACCGCAACCACAACGGCTACCTGCTGCGCTGGGACGACGAAGGGCTGCTCTTCGATCCCGGCGGGGGAACCCGGTGCCAGATGGTGCTGGCTGGGGTTCCGGCCAGCGCGGTAAACCGGCTGTGTCTCACGCACTTTCACGGGTACCACTGTCTCGGGGTGCCCGGCATCATCCAGCGCTCGTCACTGGACCGGGTGGATCATCCGATCTCGGCACACTTTCCGGCGTCGGGCGCGCAGCACTTCGCCCGGCTGCGGCACGCCTCGATCTTCTACGACACCGTCGGCGTGCGGGAGGAGCCGATCGAGGCCGCGGGGCCGGTGGCGGTTGGGGCGTTCGGGGTGTCGGAGCTCGCCGACGGTGCCGACATGTTGGTGATCGGGGCGACGTTCTTGGCGCACGACGAAGACCTCGCGGTGCGTTACGGGCACCTGACGGCTCGGCAGGCAGCCGGGGTAGCCGCCGCGTGTGGCGTGGCGTACGCCGGTGCCCGCGCGACGCTAGGACGCGCCTTGAGCGGTGGGAAGTCCCACGCGCAGGGCGATGGCTTGTTTCTGCCCGGTGTTGGTGACGAAGTTGGCGTCGGCGGGTTGGCCGGGTAG
- a CDS encoding UPF0182 family protein: MSMRPGARMPKLTRRSRILIGVALAVVVLLLVGPRLVDTYVDWLWFGELGYRSVFTTVLVTRIVVFLVAALLVGAIVFVGLALAYRTRPVFVPTAGPNDPVARYRTAVMAKLKLFGIGVPAIIGVMAGAVAQSYWPRVQLFLHGGDFGVTDPQFGKDLGFYAFDLPFYRLVLSYLFVAVFLAFLANLISHYVFGGIRLAGRGGALSRPARIQLVALIGTLVLLKAVAYWFDRYELLSHTRGGKPFTGAGYTDINAVLPAKLILMAIAIICAAAVFSALVLRDLRIPAIGLVLLLLSSLIVGAGWPLVVEQISVKPNAAQKESEYISRSIVATRQAYGLTNDHVTYRDYTGNAPATAKQVADDRATTSNIRVLDPTIISPAFTQFQQGKNFYYFPDQLSIDRYQGPDGDLRDYVVAARELNPDRLIDNQRDWINRHTVYTHGNGFIASPANTVRGIANDPNASGGYPEFLASVVGANGSVVSPGPAPLDQPRVYFGPVISNTAADYAIVGKNGNDREYDYETNTETKNYTYTGSGGVALGDWLARSVFAAKFAERNFLFSNVIGSNSKILFNRDPAQRVEAVAPWLTTDSTVYPAIVNKKMVWVIDGYTTLDNYPYSESTSLSSATADSTEVAVNRLAPDKQVSYIRNSVKATVDAYDGTVTLYAQDETDPVLKAWMSVFPGTVKPKSDISPDLAAHLRYPEDLFKVQRMLLAKYHVDDPVTFFSTSDFWDVPLDPNPTASSYQPPYYIVAKDIARNDNSASFQLTSAMNRFRRDFLAAYISASSDPDTYGRITVLTIPGQVNGPKLAFNAISTDTAVSQDLGVIGRDNQNRIRWGNLLTLPVGQGGLIYVSPVYASPGSSDAASSYPRLIRVAMMYNDKVGYGPTVSTALDGIFGAGAGATATGPAPATPPGGQPPGSRPPAAAAAPAPGSAPEVPTPIAAVTPGVPGAPTALSGPKAAALQDVETALGAVQEAQKNGNFAEYGDALQRLDDAFKKYEATK; encoded by the coding sequence GTGAGTATGCGGCCCGGCGCCCGGATGCCGAAGTTGACTCGGCGCAGCCGAATTCTGATCGGTGTTGCGCTCGCGGTCGTCGTGCTGTTGTTGGTTGGACCTCGTCTGGTCGACACCTATGTGGACTGGCTGTGGTTCGGTGAGCTGGGCTACCGCTCGGTGTTCACCACCGTGCTGGTGACCCGCATCGTCGTATTCCTGGTGGCCGCGCTGCTGGTCGGGGCGATCGTCTTCGTCGGGCTGGCGCTGGCCTACCGCACCCGCCCGGTATTCGTGCCGACCGCCGGGCCCAACGATCCGGTGGCGCGCTACCGCACCGCGGTGATGGCGAAACTCAAACTGTTCGGCATCGGGGTGCCCGCGATCATCGGCGTGATGGCCGGTGCGGTCGCGCAGAGCTACTGGCCACGGGTACAACTGTTCCTGCACGGCGGCGATTTCGGCGTCACCGATCCACAGTTCGGCAAGGACCTCGGCTTCTACGCCTTCGATCTGCCGTTCTACCGGCTGGTGCTGTCGTATCTGTTCGTGGCGGTGTTCCTGGCCTTCCTGGCGAATCTGATCAGCCACTACGTGTTTGGCGGTATCCGGCTGGCCGGCCGTGGCGGCGCGTTGAGTCGTCCGGCGCGTATCCAGCTGGTCGCGTTGATCGGGACGCTGGTGCTGCTCAAGGCGGTGGCCTACTGGTTCGACCGCTACGAGTTGCTCAGCCACACGCGCGGTGGCAAGCCCTTCACCGGCGCCGGCTACACCGATATCAACGCGGTGCTGCCTGCCAAGCTGATCCTGATGGCCATCGCGATCATTTGCGCGGCCGCGGTGTTCTCCGCACTCGTGCTGCGTGACTTGCGGATTCCCGCGATCGGGCTGGTGCTGTTGCTGCTGAGCTCGCTGATCGTGGGGGCGGGCTGGCCGCTGGTCGTCGAGCAGATCAGCGTCAAACCCAATGCGGCGCAGAAGGAAAGCGAATACATCAGTCGCAGTATCGTCGCAACCAGGCAGGCCTATGGCTTGACCAACGATCACGTGACGTACCGCGACTACACGGGCAACGCGCCCGCGACGGCCAAGCAGGTGGCCGACGATCGGGCGACTACGTCGAATATCCGGGTGCTGGATCCAACGATCATCAGCCCGGCGTTCACCCAGTTCCAGCAGGGCAAGAACTTCTACTACTTCCCCGACCAGTTGTCGATCGACCGCTATCAGGGACCCGACGGCGATCTGCGTGATTACGTCGTCGCCGCGCGTGAGCTCAACCCGGATCGTCTGATCGACAATCAGCGGGACTGGATCAACCGGCACACGGTGTACACCCACGGCAACGGCTTCATCGCGTCGCCGGCCAACACGGTGCGCGGAATCGCCAACGACCCGAACGCCAGCGGCGGCTATCCGGAGTTCCTGGCCAGCGTCGTCGGTGCCAACGGCAGTGTCGTCTCGCCGGGTCCGGCTCCGCTGGATCAGCCCCGTGTCTACTTCGGTCCCGTCATTTCCAATACCGCGGCTGACTACGCGATCGTCGGCAAGAACGGCAACGACCGTGAATACGACTACGAGACCAACACCGAGACCAAGAACTACACCTACACCGGCAGCGGCGGTGTCGCGCTGGGCGACTGGCTGGCCCGCAGTGTGTTCGCCGCGAAGTTCGCCGAGCGGAACTTCTTGTTCTCCAACGTGATCGGGTCCAACAGCAAGATCCTGTTCAACCGTGATCCCGCGCAGCGGGTGGAGGCGGTGGCGCCGTGGCTGACCACCGACAGCACCGTCTACCCGGCGATCGTGAACAAGAAGATGGTGTGGGTCATCGACGGCTACACCACGCTGGACAACTACCCGTACTCGGAGTCGACCTCGTTGTCCTCGGCGACGGCGGACTCCACCGAGGTGGCCGTCAACCGGCTGGCGCCGGACAAGCAGGTGTCCTACATCCGCAACTCGGTCAAGGCCACCGTCGACGCCTACGACGGCACCGTCACGCTGTACGCGCAGGACGAGACCGACCCGGTGCTGAAGGCGTGGATGTCGGTGTTCCCCGGCACGGTCAAGCCGAAGAGCGACATCTCGCCGGATCTCGCTGCGCACCTGCGTTATCCGGAAGACTTGTTCAAGGTCCAGCGGATGCTGCTGGCCAAGTACCACGTCGACGATCCGGTGACGTTCTTCTCCACCTCGGACTTCTGGGATGTGCCGCTGGATCCCAACCCGACCGCAAGCAGCTATCAGCCGCCGTATTACATCGTCGCCAAAGATATTGCCCGCAACGATAATTCGGCGTCCTTCCAGCTGACCAGTGCGATGAACCGGTTCAGGCGCGACTTCCTGGCTGCCTACATCAGTGCGAGCTCCGATCCCGACACCTACGGGCGGATCACGGTGTTGACGATTCCAGGTCAGGTCAACGGCCCCAAGTTGGCGTTCAACGCGATCAGTACCGACACCGCGGTCAGCCAAGACCTCGGTGTGATCGGCCGCGACAACCAGAACCGAATACGGTGGGGCAATCTGCTGACGCTGCCGGTCGGGCAGGGCGGTCTGATCTACGTGTCGCCGGTCTATGCCTCACCGGGAAGTAGTGACGCCGCATCGTCGTACCCACGGTTGATCCGTGTGGCGATGATGTACAACGACAAGGTCGGCTACGGCCCGACGGTAAGTACGGCTCTGGATGGCATTTTCGGGGCTGGCGCGGGTGCGACGGCCACCGGTCCGGCACCGGCGACCCCGCCGGGGGGTCAGCCGCCGGGCTCTCGTCCGCCGGCAGCGGCTGCGGCCCCGGCGCCGGGCAGTGCGCCGGAGGTTCCCACCCCTATCGCGGCGGTTACGCCGGGCGTGCCGGGCGCGCCGACGGCGTTGTCGGGGCCCAAAGCGGCCGCGCTGCAAGATGTTGAGACCGCGCTGGGTGCCGTGCAGGAAGCCCAAAAGAATGGCAACTTCGCCGAATACGGCGATGCGCTGCAGCGTCTTGACGATGCCTTCAAGAAGTACGAGGCCACTAAGTAG
- a CDS encoding YlbL family protein, with amino-acid sequence MNRRILTLMTALVPIVVFGVLLAVVTVPFVSQGPGPTFDTLGEFDGKQVVAINGTDTHPTSGHLNMTTVAQRDGLTLGQALTLWVSGREQLVPRDLVFPPNKSREDVEKDQDADFKNSEDSAAYAALGFLKYPKAVVAAKVNNPGPSAGKLQDGDAIDAVDGKPVANLAEFTGLLKATKPGQEIVIDYRRKNAPSGTARITLGTNPDREYGYLGVAVLDAPWAPFSIDFNLANIGGPSAGLMFSLAVVDKLTTGHLNGSKFIAGTGTIDADGKVGPIGGITHKMLAAQEAGASVFLVPADNCDEARSMRDDNMELVKVDTLAGAVDSLHTLTSGGRPPSC; translated from the coding sequence GTGAACAGGCGGATTCTGACGCTGATGACGGCGCTCGTGCCGATCGTCGTTTTCGGCGTGCTGCTGGCGGTCGTGACGGTGCCCTTTGTCTCGCAGGGGCCCGGGCCGACTTTCGACACGCTCGGCGAGTTCGACGGCAAGCAGGTGGTGGCCATCAACGGCACCGACACCCATCCCACTTCGGGGCACCTGAACATGACGACGGTCGCCCAGCGCGACGGGCTGACCCTCGGGCAGGCACTGACGTTATGGGTGTCGGGCCGCGAACAGTTGGTTCCCCGCGATCTGGTGTTCCCGCCGAACAAGTCGCGTGAGGACGTCGAGAAGGATCAGGACGCCGATTTCAAGAACTCCGAGGACAGCGCTGCATACGCCGCCCTGGGGTTTTTGAAGTACCCCAAGGCGGTCGTGGCGGCCAAGGTCAACAACCCCGGACCGTCGGCAGGCAAGCTGCAGGACGGTGACGCCATCGACGCGGTCGACGGTAAGCCGGTAGCGAACCTTGCGGAGTTCACCGGGCTGCTGAAGGCCACCAAACCGGGGCAAGAAATCGTCATCGATTACCGCCGCAAGAACGCCCCGTCGGGCACGGCGCGGATCACGTTGGGCACCAACCCCGATCGCGAGTATGGCTATCTGGGGGTGGCGGTCCTCGACGCGCCGTGGGCTCCGTTCAGCATCGATTTCAACCTCGCCAACATCGGCGGTCCGTCTGCCGGGCTGATGTTCAGCCTGGCCGTCGTCGACAAGCTGACCACCGGGCACCTCAACGGATCGAAGTTCATCGCCGGCACCGGAACAATCGACGCGGACGGCAAGGTGGGTCCGATCGGGGGCATCACCCACAAGATGCTGGCTGCTCAGGAAGCCGGCGCCTCGGTCTTCTTGGTGCCCGCCGACAACTGTGACGAGGCCAGGTCAATGCGTGACGACAATATGGAACTGGTCAAGGTGGACACCTTGGCCGGGGCGGTCGACTCGCTGCACACATTAACCTCCGGCGGCCGTCCGCCCAGCTGTTAG
- a CDS encoding zinc-dependent metalloprotease: MADLPFGFSPGDDPDRDKPKKDPTSGPADPFGFGSGDFNMADLGQIFTKLGQMFSGADNPMGGRSSGPVNYDLARQLASSSIGFVAPIPAATSSAIADAVHLADTWLDGATALPAGATKAVAWTPNEWVEGTLDTWKRLCDPMAAQIGSVWASSLPEEAQAMAGPLLAMMTQMGGMAFGSQLGQALGTLSREVLTSTDIGLPLGPKGVAALLPEAIEALSEGLEQPRSEILTFLAAREAAHHRLFSHVPWLSTQLLNAVEAYAKGMKIDISGIEELAQGFNPAALADPAAMEQLLSQGMFEPKATPEQTAALERLETLLALVEGWVQTVVTAALGERIPGTAALSEMLRRRRATAGPAEQTFATLVGLELRPRKMREAAALWERLTDAVGIDARDAVWQHPDLLPNSTDLDEPAGFIDRIIGGDTSGLDIDAAIEEFQKSQDEGDDPAKPVDS; this comes from the coding sequence ATGGCTGACCTGCCCTTTGGCTTCTCCCCGGGAGACGACCCCGACCGCGACAAGCCGAAAAAGGACCCCACCTCCGGCCCCGCCGACCCATTCGGCTTCGGCAGCGGCGACTTCAATATGGCCGACCTCGGCCAGATCTTCACCAAGCTCGGCCAGATGTTCAGCGGCGCCGACAACCCGATGGGCGGCCGTTCCTCGGGGCCGGTCAATTACGACCTGGCCCGCCAGCTGGCGTCGAGCTCGATCGGTTTCGTGGCACCGATTCCGGCGGCCACCAGCTCGGCGATCGCTGATGCCGTGCACCTGGCCGACACCTGGCTCGACGGCGCCACCGCGCTACCGGCGGGGGCGACCAAGGCTGTCGCCTGGACCCCCAACGAATGGGTCGAGGGCACCCTGGACACCTGGAAGCGCCTGTGTGACCCGATGGCCGCGCAGATCGGGTCGGTGTGGGCGTCGTCCCTGCCGGAGGAAGCCCAGGCGATGGCCGGCCCGCTGCTGGCGATGATGACCCAGATGGGCGGCATGGCATTCGGTTCGCAGCTGGGCCAGGCGCTCGGCACGCTGTCCCGCGAGGTGCTCACCTCGACCGATATCGGGCTGCCGCTGGGCCCCAAGGGCGTCGCCGCATTGCTGCCTGAGGCCATCGAAGCGCTCTCCGAGGGTCTCGAACAGCCGCGTAGCGAGATCCTGACCTTTCTGGCCGCCCGAGAAGCGGCCCATCACCGGCTGTTCAGCCACGTGCCGTGGCTGTCGACTCAGCTGCTCAACGCCGTCGAGGCCTACGCCAAGGGCATGAAGATCGACATCAGCGGTATCGAGGAGCTGGCTCAGGGCTTCAACCCAGCCGCACTGGCCGACCCCGCCGCCATGGAGCAACTGCTCAGCCAGGGCATGTTCGAGCCGAAGGCCACCCCGGAGCAGACCGCGGCGCTGGAACGCCTGGAAACCCTACTGGCGCTGGTCGAGGGCTGGGTACAGACCGTCGTCACCGCCGCCCTGGGTGAGCGCATCCCCGGCACCGCCGCGCTCTCGGAAATGCTGCGTCGTCGGCGAGCCACCGCCGGACCTGCTGAGCAGACGTTCGCGACGCTGGTTGGCCTCGAGCTGCGGCCCCGCAAGATGCGGGAAGCCGCCGCGCTGTGGGAGCGGCTGACCGACGCCGTCGGCATCGATGCCCGCGACGCCGTGTGGCAGCACCCCGACCTGCTGCCCAACTCGACCGACCTCGACGAGCCAGCCGGATTCATCGACCGGATCATCGGTGGTGACACCAGCGGGCTGGATATCGACGCCGCGATCGAGGAATTCCAGAAATCTCAAGATGAGGGCGACGACCCCGCCAAGCCTGTGGATAGCTGA
- a CDS encoding TOMM precursor leader peptide-binding protein: MPVLLRPDGAVQVGWDPRRAVLVRPPDGATPSALAALLRGMQVPLAMAELHRLADTHGLTGPGVQQILEALVRSGVVRGRARQPATRALSIRIHGRGPLSDLLVETLRCSGARIAQTSHPNASVSPASADMVVLSDYLVADPRLVRDLHTAGVPHLPVRVRDGAGLVGPLVIPGVTSCLACADLHRTDRDGAWPAVAAQLREVIGTADRPTVLATAAVALGQLQRIITAVRGDEPAGAPPDTLNTTLQVDVTSNTISARRWSRHPNCQC, encoded by the coding sequence ATGCCCGTCCTGCTACGCCCCGACGGCGCGGTGCAGGTGGGCTGGGATCCCCGCCGCGCGGTTCTGGTCCGTCCGCCTGACGGTGCCACCCCGTCCGCACTGGCCGCGCTGCTGCGCGGCATGCAGGTTCCGCTGGCAATGGCCGAGCTGCACCGGCTGGCCGACACGCACGGACTGACCGGGCCCGGTGTCCAACAGATCCTGGAAGCCCTGGTGCGCAGCGGGGTAGTCCGCGGCCGGGCGCGGCAGCCGGCCACCCGCGCGCTGTCGATCCGGATCCACGGCCGCGGCCCGCTATCCGATCTGCTGGTCGAGACGCTGCGATGCTCCGGAGCCCGGATCGCGCAGACCAGCCACCCGAATGCCTCGGTATCCCCCGCGAGCGCGGACATGGTGGTATTGAGCGATTATCTGGTCGCCGACCCGCGGCTGGTCCGGGACTTACACACCGCCGGTGTGCCGCATTTGCCGGTCCGGGTGCGAGACGGCGCCGGACTGGTTGGGCCGCTGGTAATCCCCGGGGTGACGAGTTGTCTTGCCTGCGCAGACCTGCACCGCACCGACCGCGACGGGGCCTGGCCCGCGGTGGCCGCCCAGCTACGCGAGGTGATCGGCACTGCTGATCGACCAACGGTGCTGGCTACCGCTGCGGTCGCGCTGGGCCAGCTGCAGCGCATCATCACCGCGGTTCGCGGAGACGAACCCGCCGGGGCACCCCCGGACACCCTGAACACCACCCTGCAGGTCGATGTCACTAGCAACACGATCTCGGCCCGTCGCTGGTCACGGCATCCGAACTGTCAATGCTGA
- a CDS encoding macrolide-binding ATPase MABP-1, whose amino-acid sequence MLTIHGCQRGFVRDDGGVADIKRGRAARNVKLASIPVGFAGRAALGLGKRLTGKSKDEVQAELLEKAANQLFTVLGELKGGAMKVGQALSVMEAAIPAEFGEPYREALTKLQKDAPPLPAAKVHRVLDGQLGTKWRERFTSFDDTPVASASIGQVHKGVWSDGREVAVKIQYPGADEALRADLKTMQRLVSVFKQLAPGADVQGVVDELIERTEMELDYRLEADNQRAFAKAYQGHPHFVVPHVVASAPKVMITEWIEGRPMSNIIRDGTPHERDLCGTRLIELTFDAPGRLGMMHGDAHPGNFMMMPDGRMGVIDFGAVGPLPDGLPIEIGQIICLSRDKKYDELLPTMERVGFIQKGEQVSAREIDDMLRQYVEPIEVEVFHYTRRWLQKMAAANMNVSAEQIRTARSMDLPAKLAIPLRVIASTVAISCQLDAHVPTRELAAALVPGFVAPEPAQ is encoded by the coding sequence ATGCTGACCATCCATGGTTGCCAGCGGGGTTTCGTCAGGGATGATGGGGGCGTGGCAGACATCAAGCGTGGCCGGGCGGCCCGCAACGTCAAGCTGGCGAGCATCCCGGTGGGGTTTGCCGGCCGGGCGGCGCTGGGCCTCGGCAAACGGCTGACCGGCAAGTCGAAAGACGAGGTCCAGGCCGAGCTGTTGGAGAAGGCCGCCAATCAGTTGTTCACCGTGCTCGGTGAGCTCAAGGGCGGTGCCATGAAGGTGGGCCAGGCGCTGTCGGTGATGGAAGCCGCGATCCCCGCGGAGTTCGGCGAGCCCTACCGCGAAGCCCTGACCAAACTGCAGAAGGACGCCCCACCGTTGCCCGCGGCGAAGGTGCACCGGGTGCTCGACGGCCAGCTGGGCACCAAGTGGCGTGAGCGGTTCACCTCGTTTGACGACACCCCGGTGGCCTCGGCCAGCATCGGCCAGGTGCACAAAGGGGTGTGGTCCGACGGCCGCGAGGTCGCGGTCAAGATCCAGTACCCCGGCGCCGACGAAGCGCTGCGCGCCGACCTCAAGACCATGCAGCGCTTGGTCAGCGTGTTCAAACAACTCGCTCCCGGTGCCGATGTGCAGGGCGTGGTCGACGAGCTCATCGAGCGCACCGAGATGGAGCTGGATTACCGGCTGGAGGCCGACAACCAGCGCGCCTTCGCCAAGGCCTACCAGGGCCATCCGCATTTTGTCGTGCCCCACGTGGTGGCCAGCGCACCCAAGGTGATGATCACCGAGTGGATCGAGGGCAGGCCGATGTCGAACATCATCCGCGACGGCACGCCGCATGAGCGAGACCTCTGTGGCACAAGGCTTATCGAGCTCACCTTCGATGCGCCGGGGCGCCTGGGCATGATGCACGGCGACGCCCATCCCGGAAACTTCATGATGATGCCCGACGGCCGGATGGGCGTCATCGACTTCGGCGCGGTGGGTCCCCTGCCCGACGGGTTGCCCATCGAAATCGGACAGATCATCTGTCTGTCCCGCGACAAGAAGTACGACGAGCTACTGCCCACCATGGAGCGCGTCGGTTTCATCCAGAAGGGCGAACAGGTCTCAGCCCGCGAAATCGACGACATGCTGCGGCAATACGTGGAGCCGATCGAGGTCGAGGTGTTCCACTACACCCGCCGGTGGCTGCAGAAGATGGCCGCGGCGAACATGAACGTGTCAGCCGAGCAGATCAGGACCGCCCGCTCGATGGATCTGCCGGCCAAGCTGGCGATTCCGCTGCGAGTGATCGCATCCACCGTGGCGATCTCGTGCCAGCTCGACGCCCACGTGCCGACGCGGGAGTTGGCCGCCGCGCTGGTCCCGGGCTTCGTCGCGCCCGAACCCGCGCAATAA
- a CDS encoding WhiB family transcriptional regulator, with protein sequence MSTSTVRQEKLPVLPCHVGNPDLWFAESPTDLEHAKVLCGECPIRRQCLAAALDRGEPWGVWGGEIIERGSVVARKRPRGRPRKDVIAA encoded by the coding sequence ATGTCGACATCGACAGTCCGCCAGGAGAAGCTGCCGGTGTTGCCCTGCCACGTCGGAAATCCCGACTTGTGGTTCGCCGAGAGTCCCACGGACCTGGAGCACGCCAAGGTGCTCTGCGGGGAATGTCCGATCCGGCGGCAATGCCTGGCCGCCGCGCTCGACCGCGGTGAGCCGTGGGGTGTCTGGGGCGGCGAGATCATCGAACGGGGCAGCGTCGTGGCGCGCAAGCGACCACGTGGCCGTCCCCGCAAGGACGTCATCGCTGCCTGA
- the tpx gene encoding thiol peroxidase, which translates to MAQITLRGNPINTVGDLPAVGAQAPAFDLTGTDLGSVASGQFDGKALVLNIFPSVDTPVCGISVRTFNERVGASGVTVVNVSKDLPFAQKRFCGAEGIENVVAASAFRSSFGEDYGITIADGPMAGLLGRAVVVVGADGKVAYTELVPEIGTEPNYDAALAAING; encoded by the coding sequence ATGGCACAGATAACCCTGCGTGGAAACCCGATCAACACCGTTGGAGACCTGCCCGCCGTCGGCGCCCAGGCCCCCGCGTTCGACCTCACCGGCACCGACCTCGGCTCAGTGGCCAGCGGCCAGTTCGACGGAAAGGCGTTGGTGCTCAACATCTTCCCGTCGGTCGACACCCCAGTCTGCGGCATCAGCGTCCGGACCTTCAACGAGCGCGTCGGCGCCAGCGGCGTCACCGTGGTCAACGTGTCGAAGGATCTGCCCTTCGCCCAGAAGCGGTTCTGCGGCGCCGAGGGCATCGAGAACGTAGTGGCGGCCTCGGCCTTCCGCAGCAGCTTCGGCGAGGACTACGGCATCACGATCGCCGACGGCCCGATGGCCGGCCTGCTCGGCCGGGCCGTCGTGGTGGTCGGCGCCGACGGCAAGGTGGCCTACACCGAGCTGGTGCCCGAGATCGGCACCGAGCCCAACTATGACGCCGCACTTGCCGCGATAAACGGCTAG
- a CDS encoding DUF1214 domain-containing protein, with protein sequence MTAGQLFGTKESLAGNDLYRRDGQRLSGADNYTLSFPAGQLPPVDSFWSVTVRRGAAVVLAQARSSGPNLAAAKIGESLSYWRARPGNICLQYETRDPVGFRIHA encoded by the coding sequence GTGACGGCGGGCCAATTGTTCGGAACCAAAGAATCGCTGGCGGGCAATGACCTCTACCGACGCGACGGGCAGCGCCTGTCCGGAGCGGACAACTACACCCTGAGTTTCCCGGCCGGACAGCTCCCGCCCGTCGACTCGTTCTGGTCGGTGACCGTTCGTCGCGGCGCTGCGGTTGTGCTGGCCCAAGCCCGAAGCTCTGGACCGAACCTGGCGGCCGCCAAGATTGGTGAAAGCCTGAGCTACTGGCGGGCGCGCCCTGGGAACATTTGTCTTCAGTATGAGACCCGTGACCCGGTCGGATTTCGCATCCATGCTTGA